In the Candidatus Electrothrix sp. GW3-4 genome, one interval contains:
- a CDS encoding glycosyltransferase family A protein produces MNRNILQTSNERIQNFAGNAGASELFSIIMPTYNRVNVINQTLDSVFAQSYRPIEIIIVDDGSTDETASLVDAWKLSHEEENSLLIKYVYQNNAGPSAARNRGLAESSGEFIQFLDSDDLIPPERLEILAGIFQQDPDVDFIHTGFDGFCADCGEVIETHYGKPDQDQLEVALKGRLWPNTLRSAFKRSLAVATGPWNEEMTCFEDYEYVVRAIGKAKKCVALREILASARRGGGMRVSDNLRTYQGRTFRIMAEAALCEVVRTRTDVSQQAKEEFASRLYALGFRSAASGWPDLAKCCGELADSLGGELDWLGKRRRFMYRLGKFGGIANSYLGRIKNWKKHQKKKAQGHVCGKKHQE; encoded by the coding sequence ATGAATAGAAATATTTTGCAGACAAGTAACGAGAGGATCCAAAATTTCGCCGGAAATGCAGGGGCATCTGAACTTTTTTCCATTATCATGCCCACATACAACCGGGTCAATGTGATCAACCAGACCCTTGACTCGGTTTTTGCCCAGTCTTATCGCCCTATTGAAATCATTATTGTAGATGACGGCTCCACGGATGAAACAGCTTCTTTGGTGGATGCATGGAAATTATCCCATGAGGAAGAAAACAGCCTTCTCATCAAATATGTTTATCAAAATAACGCCGGGCCTTCTGCTGCCCGCAACCGGGGGCTGGCTGAATCCAGCGGTGAGTTCATCCAGTTTTTGGACTCAGACGACCTGATTCCTCCCGAACGGCTCGAGATTTTGGCTGGAATTTTTCAGCAGGATCCAGACGTCGATTTTATTCACACCGGGTTTGACGGGTTCTGTGCTGACTGTGGGGAAGTAATTGAAACACACTATGGCAAGCCGGATCAAGATCAACTGGAAGTGGCATTAAAAGGCAGACTGTGGCCAAATACCCTGCGATCTGCGTTCAAGCGTTCTTTAGCTGTCGCTACCGGCCCCTGGAATGAAGAAATGACCTGCTTTGAAGACTATGAATATGTGGTCCGGGCTATCGGCAAAGCAAAAAAATGTGTGGCATTGCGTGAAATTTTGGCTTCTGCCCGTCGGGGTGGCGGCATGCGGGTCAGTGACAATTTACGCACATATCAGGGAAGAACTTTTCGGATTATGGCAGAGGCTGCCCTCTGTGAGGTTGTCCGCACCAGAACCGATGTTTCCCAGCAGGCCAAAGAGGAATTTGCCTCCCGCCTTTACGCCCTTGGTTTTCGCTCTGCCGCCAGCGGGTGGCCGGATCTGGCAAAATGCTGCGGTGAACTGGCAGACAGCCTTGGGGGGGAATTAGATTGGCTTGGAAAAAGGCGCAGGTTTATGTATCGGCTGGGAAAGTTCGGTGGCATTGCCAACTCTTATCTCGGAAGGATCAAGAATTGGAAAAAGCATCAGAAAAAGAAGGCGCAAGGTCATGTTTGCGGAAAGAAACACCAAGAATAA
- a CDS encoding glycosyltransferase family 2 protein — protein MKRNSLPLVTVVTVTRNAEALIKPTLSSVGSQSYGNIEYIVIDGSSNDGTINIITEFSNGISRFISEEDDGIYDAMNKGLRLADQESRLIHFLNAGDVYCGPNVIENMVSAFVSCARPSHVYGDIIKDGKKSHLPSKIDQYILSTNMICHQAVFFQTSAHRNHPYDKTLRICADYKLLIDMVKAGEHFCKVHQPVVEFDSSGISRQNRAALYSEKKKIRKLYPRIFLYYHIKQFLKPLKQKFGNIQINSEANE, from the coding sequence ATGAAGCGAAACAGCCTGCCACTTGTCACTGTTGTGACAGTCACCCGAAACGCCGAAGCATTAATAAAACCCACGCTTTCCAGCGTGGGTTCACAAAGCTATGGCAATATCGAATATATAGTGATTGACGGCAGTTCAAATGATGGGACAATCAATATAATCACAGAATTTTCCAATGGCATTTCCCGTTTCATAAGCGAAGAAGATGATGGCATTTACGATGCAATGAATAAAGGATTGAGGCTTGCCGATCAAGAAAGCAGATTGATCCATTTTTTAAATGCAGGCGATGTTTATTGTGGCCCCAATGTAATCGAAAACATGGTTTCAGCTTTTGTTTCTTGTGCCAGACCTTCACATGTATATGGGGATATTATAAAGGATGGGAAAAAAAGTCATCTGCCTTCAAAAATCGATCAATATATTCTTTCCACCAATATGATTTGCCACCAGGCGGTTTTCTTCCAAACTTCGGCTCATCGCAACCACCCTTATGATAAAACCTTACGAATATGTGCTGATTATAAATTATTAATTGATATGGTAAAAGCAGGAGAGCATTTTTGCAAAGTCCACCAGCCAGTTGTTGAATTTGATAGCAGTGGCATATCCCGACAAAACCGGGCAGCGCTATATTCTGAAAAAAAGAAGATAAGAAAGCTGTACCCCCGAATTTTTCTATATTACCACATCAAGCAATTTCTAAAGCCCTTAAAACAGAAGTTTGGCAATATTCAGATAAATAGTGAAGCCAATGAATAG
- a CDS encoding sulfotransferase family 2 domain-containing protein, with translation MMNWHNDGMKQFTGYHKHSTAYEVKQKFGDNKFHSYFKFVFVKNPFDLLVSLYFYLLQSKNHLHHQAVIKMEFNSFLKWHINNAPPLQMDYLADGKKNRRLLVDYIGRFETLSDDISVISTELT, from the coding sequence ATGATGAATTGGCACAATGATGGGATGAAACAATTCACAGGTTATCATAAGCATTCAACAGCCTATGAGGTTAAGCAAAAGTTTGGAGATAACAAATTTCATTCATATTTTAAATTTGTTTTTGTAAAGAATCCATTTGATTTACTTGTAAGCCTTTATTTTTATCTTCTTCAATCCAAAAATCACCTTCACCATCAGGCTGTTATAAAAATGGAATTTAATTCATTTTTAAAATGGCATATAAATAATGCTCCCCCACTTCAAATGGACTATTTAGCTGATGGTAAAAAGAATAGGCGATTGCTAGTTGATTATATAGGGCGTTTTGAAACGTTGTCCGATGATATTAGCGTGATAAGTACTGAGCTGACATAA
- a CDS encoding glycosyltransferase family 2 protein, which translates to MKVTVIITCFNEGAKLKRAMESLASQTDQDFETLIVKDYSEHYETVEICKNFEAQEGVRVIWLPENLGPAAARNAGYQAMVGEICIPLDGDDELPTETVFEVKSAFAQNDGVGYLFGDYEIIHDNGKYEHVNCSVVCNDNRQMNYRACLSEWIMLGMSPCRKSTWKQVGGYDEGLVISQREDVDFWTRVFGKEIQGVYVNRIIYRWNRSESGRNALSRKQAVDNLTLLERNIQVYDKFGLGIDVRMRLIKGFLLNKEACRTKIHAKWLFRHNVFNFMTFIVLMLPSNFASFVYSVCLALRRRLTKLWCRY; encoded by the coding sequence ATGAAAGTTACTGTAATCATCACCTGTTTCAATGAGGGAGCTAAGCTTAAACGAGCCATGGAGAGCTTGGCTTCCCAAACTGATCAGGATTTTGAAACTCTCATTGTTAAGGACTATTCAGAGCACTATGAGACCGTTGAAATCTGTAAGAATTTTGAGGCCCAAGAAGGTGTTCGGGTTATATGGCTGCCTGAAAACCTTGGACCTGCTGCAGCTCGTAATGCAGGGTATCAGGCTATGGTGGGCGAGATTTGTATCCCGTTGGATGGTGACGATGAATTGCCTACTGAAACAGTTTTTGAAGTCAAGTCAGCTTTTGCCCAAAATGATGGGGTCGGGTATCTATTCGGTGACTATGAAATAATTCATGATAACGGTAAGTACGAACATGTCAATTGCTCGGTTGTCTGCAACGACAATAGACAGATGAATTATCGGGCTTGTTTGTCGGAATGGATAATGCTTGGTATGTCACCATGCAGGAAATCTACGTGGAAACAAGTGGGCGGTTATGACGAAGGACTTGTTATTAGTCAGAGGGAGGATGTAGATTTCTGGACACGGGTGTTCGGCAAAGAAATTCAGGGGGTGTATGTAAATCGAATTATCTACAGGTGGAATCGTAGTGAATCTGGACGAAACGCTCTAAGCAGAAAGCAAGCAGTTGATAATTTAACCCTTTTAGAACGGAATATCCAGGTTTATGATAAATTTGGATTGGGAATCGATGTGCGTATGCGTCTTATTAAAGGTTTTTTGCTCAATAAGGAGGCGTGCCGTACGAAGATACATGCAAAATGGCTTTTCAGACATAATGTGTTCAATTTTATGACGTTTATTGTTCTCATGTTGCCGAGTAATTTTGCTAGCTTTGTGTATTCTGTATGTTTAGCATTGAGGAGAAGGTTAACTAAGTTATGGTGTCGTTACTAA
- a CDS encoding polysaccharide pyruvyl transferase family protein: MKVALYYCNEDNFGDQLNIPILKHYGFDSHLARPIDSDISGIGSILGCLGPKFRGLVYGSGLISADQCFDARNAKVLALRGRLTQDRVTNAGCSVLGDPGLLVSRVYSQYKGREPIYELGIVPHYTEIEDYQYIIKNMKDSLSRVSLIDVRDHCKNVIASITLCKAIATSSLHGMIVADAFAIPVCWLTPSSKIEGGEFKFHDYLSSMELKRSPRSLSKRHFFELACNNLTVAPQDKVLCIQQELETVLKSLSNHIVMSRIKRYPINNLHKVYRMVMRSKESFKF, from the coding sequence ATGAAGGTAGCCTTATATTATTGCAACGAGGATAACTTTGGTGACCAACTCAATATCCCCATACTCAAACACTATGGATTTGATTCACACCTAGCACGTCCTATTGATTCTGATATATCAGGAATTGGTAGTATATTGGGGTGCCTAGGGCCGAAGTTCCGGGGCTTAGTCTATGGTAGTGGACTGATTTCAGCAGATCAATGCTTTGATGCTCGTAATGCTAAGGTGTTGGCATTGAGGGGGCGTTTAACTCAAGACCGTGTGACAAATGCTGGCTGTTCGGTCTTAGGTGACCCCGGATTACTTGTTTCTAGAGTATACAGCCAATACAAAGGCCGTGAACCTATTTATGAACTTGGCATCGTACCACATTATACTGAGATAGAAGATTACCAGTATATCATTAAAAACATGAAGGATTCATTAAGTAGAGTGTCGTTAATCGACGTTCGTGACCATTGTAAAAATGTAATTGCTTCTATCACATTATGCAAGGCAATTGCCACATCCTCACTACATGGAATGATCGTCGCGGATGCATTCGCAATTCCCGTATGCTGGCTGACCCCTTCGTCTAAAATAGAGGGGGGAGAGTTTAAGTTTCACGACTATCTCTCAAGTATGGAGCTTAAACGAAGTCCTCGTTCATTAAGCAAAAGACATTTTTTTGAGCTTGCATGTAATAACTTGACCGTGGCACCGCAAGATAAGGTGCTGTGCATTCAGCAAGAACTTGAAACTGTCTTAAAGAGTCTTTCAAATCATATCGTTATGTCTCGAATCAAACGATATCCAATCAATAACTTGCATAAAGTCTATAGGATGGTAATGAGAAGCAAGGAGTCCTTTAAGTTCTAA
- a CDS encoding transposase: MSLSANNTQQGDHPKGQLVKIVFVRHRHKKRQWLAILSTDVDLPDEEIVRIYGKRWDIEVFFKMMKHYLNLEREAQLRDYDGLIGHITIVMSRYIFLSFEQRCQDDPRTIGSLFYACSGELQNIDFLSSLQRIITISIEKIRSAGVVAEDVALAIVDSVMSTAIDLLQTSRRLAKVKFDTTVC, from the coding sequence CTGTCGCTGTCGGCGAACAACACTCAGCAGGGTGACCATCCAAAAGGACAGCTTGTTAAAATTGTTTTTGTACGGCATCGTCACAAAAAACGCCAATGGCTCGCAATTCTGTCCACCGATGTGGATCTACCTGATGAAGAAATTGTGCGCATTTACGGGAAACGTTGGGATATCGAGGTATTTTTCAAGATGATGAAGCACTATCTTAATCTTGAGCGAGAAGCTCAGCTCCGTGACTACGACGGCCTCATCGGACATATCACGATCGTAATGAGCCGCTATATCTTTTTGTCGTTCGAGCAGCGATGCCAAGATGATCCACGAACTATTGGAAGCCTTTTTTATGCCTGCAGTGGCGAATTGCAAAATATTGATTTTCTGAGTTCTTTACAGAGGATAATTACAATATCCATTGAGAAAATTCGTTCAGCAGGAGTTGTTGCCGAAGATGTGGCACTTGCCATTGTAGATTCCGTCATGAGCACCGCTATTGATTTGCTTCAAACAAGTCGTAGGTTAGCTAAAGTTAAGTTCGATACAACAGTGTGTTAG
- a CDS encoding ABC transporter ATP-binding protein, whose amino-acid sequence MKSKNTKPLPTDGLIASLNRLRFLFNRRDKIIFLCLFLGMVTGALLETFSIGIIPAFIGAAIQPEKIMQYAPAKAVLEFLGITNTRSLLLWGCLCLLVVFFLKTAFLSFQYYFQIKFVQNRSFRLTRWLFTAYMTAPYQFHIQHNSSELFRNTTQEVSGIIGNVLMPVLILTMQVVIMTTVLVMLFAVQPVMALVATLLLGIAGGGFQWMVKKKLIAYSRIAQQHRKLLIQSIQQGLGVIKELRILRREKNFIQALERSMWKTIKAGRFQAVTSRITAPYMEFVAVFGLLSITILLLLTEAKPETVAPTLALFAVSFVKLKANISQIVNAVNQIRFGLVSIDPVYNDLKLLEHSSEKVSLATTSALQPLHFSTDIRVENVNYRYPNCEEYALKNIDLCLPKGRCVALVGQTGSGKTTLVDIILGLLEPESGCITADNRNIQANLASWQTNIGYIPQFIYLTDDTIRRNIALGIDDGRIDENQVAAALRAAQMVSFVQTLPQGLDTIIGEGGVKLSGGQRQRIGIARALYHNPDILIMDEATSALDNATEKAVVSAIHQLRGDKTIIMIAHRLTTVQHVDTLYFMKNGRIEMSGTYEELINTHSGFRKMAHTS is encoded by the coding sequence ATGAAATCCAAAAACACAAAACCGTTGCCCACAGACGGCCTAATCGCCTCTTTAAACCGCCTGCGCTTTCTCTTTAACCGGCGGGACAAGATCATTTTTCTTTGTCTTTTTCTGGGCATGGTCACGGGCGCACTGCTGGAAACTTTCAGCATTGGCATCATTCCGGCGTTTATCGGTGCGGCCATACAGCCGGAAAAAATCATGCAATATGCCCCGGCAAAAGCTGTGCTCGAATTTCTGGGCATCACGAACACGCGAAGCCTTCTTCTCTGGGGATGTTTGTGCCTGCTGGTTGTTTTTTTTCTCAAAACCGCATTTTTATCCTTTCAGTACTATTTTCAGATCAAGTTTGTACAAAACCGGAGTTTCCGCCTCACTCGCTGGCTATTTACTGCGTATATGACAGCACCCTATCAGTTTCACATTCAGCACAATTCATCCGAGCTTTTCCGCAACACCACACAAGAGGTCTCTGGAATCATAGGTAACGTATTGATGCCCGTTTTAATATTGACCATGCAGGTCGTTATCATGACCACCGTTCTGGTGATGCTATTTGCAGTTCAGCCGGTCATGGCACTTGTGGCCACTTTGCTTTTGGGCATCGCTGGCGGGGGATTTCAGTGGATGGTCAAAAAAAAGCTCATTGCTTACAGCCGCATTGCTCAGCAGCACAGAAAACTCTTGATCCAGTCCATACAGCAGGGTCTGGGGGTGATCAAGGAATTGCGCATTCTGCGGCGGGAGAAAAATTTTATACAGGCCCTGGAGCGTAGCATGTGGAAAACCATTAAAGCCGGACGCTTCCAGGCAGTGACAAGCAGGATCACTGCTCCCTACATGGAATTTGTGGCTGTGTTTGGCCTGTTGTCTATCACCATCCTGCTGCTGCTCACAGAGGCAAAACCCGAAACTGTTGCCCCTACCCTGGCCCTGTTTGCGGTATCTTTTGTCAAGCTCAAGGCCAATATCAGCCAGATTGTCAACGCTGTGAACCAGATCCGGTTTGGTCTGGTCAGCATTGACCCGGTCTATAACGACCTGAAGCTTTTGGAGCACAGCAGCGAAAAAGTATCCCTTGCAACCACCAGTGCCCTTCAGCCACTGCATTTTTCAACCGATATCCGGGTGGAAAACGTCAATTACCGGTATCCAAACTGCGAGGAATACGCCCTGAAAAATATTGACCTCTGCCTGCCCAAAGGCCGGTGCGTCGCCTTGGTGGGCCAAACCGGATCCGGTAAAACCACCTTGGTGGACATTATTCTGGGCCTGCTGGAGCCCGAATCCGGCTGCATTACCGCAGACAACCGCAACATTCAAGCAAATCTGGCTAGTTGGCAGACCAATATCGGCTATATCCCCCAGTTCATTTACCTTACAGACGATACCATCCGCCGCAATATTGCCCTTGGCATTGATGACGGTCGGATTGATGAAAATCAGGTGGCCGCAGCCCTCAGGGCGGCTCAAATGGTGTCTTTTGTCCAGACTCTTCCCCAGGGCCTGGACACTATTATCGGGGAGGGAGGTGTCAAGCTCTCCGGGGGCCAGCGCCAGCGCATCGGCATTGCCCGAGCCCTGTACCACAACCCGGATATCCTGATCATGGATGAGGCCACCTCTGCCTTGGACAATGCCACGGAAAAAGCCGTTGTCAGTGCCATCCACCAGCTTCGGGGGGATAAAACCATCATCATGATTGCTCATCGGCTTACCACGGTTCAACACGTTGATACTCTTTATTTTATGAAGAACGGACGAATTGAGATGAGTGGTACCTACGAGGAACTGATCAACACCCATAGCGGATTCAGGAAAATGGCTCATACAAGTTGA
- a CDS encoding ABC transporter permease, whose amino-acid sequence MQLSDQNTSLHDSWDIIVRPKRHVLDINLRELWDHRDLLYMLVRRDIVTVYKQTILGPIWFFIQPIMMTLIYMVVFGNIAKLSTDGIPQQLFYLAGILMWNYFSECFTQTSDTFYI is encoded by the coding sequence ATGCAACTTTCTGATCAGAATACATCTCTTCACGATTCCTGGGATATTATCGTCCGTCCCAAACGCCACGTGCTGGATATTAACCTGAGAGAGTTATGGGACCATCGTGACTTACTCTACATGCTTGTCAGGCGGGATATTGTTACAGTCTACAAGCAGACGATCTTGGGCCCGATCTGGTTTTTCATACAACCGATTATGATGACCCTTATTTATATGGTGGTGTTCGGGAATATTGCGAAGCTTTCGACGGACGGTATTCCACAGCAGCTGTTCTATCTTGCCGGTATTTTAATGTGGAACTACTTCTCCGAATGCTTTACCCAGACATCTGACACCTTTTATATATGA
- a CDS encoding nucleoside-diphosphate sugar epimerase/dehydratase — translation MSSTSLSEKLPLQFSHLKFQLTKRNFWLLLLSDLVLIITSYNISYYIRFIDTEPLLYRYAHLNIQPLIIMIKLFTFYSFGMYRGMWRYTSYTDLINIFKGTCVASIVIVSAVTYLYTFQGFSRSVFIIDALITFLLISGNRVSIRFGYQKLEKNRSVRRNQYTGLKKKLLLVGAGSAAEKILRELKENHSLPYTAVGLVDDDQNKIATRVHGIAVVGLIDELPEHALRLQAQEVLITIASATGPQMQHIVDICQQTQLPYKTIPGIGQLINGNISLKNIREISYADLLGRKEVHLDSAMIGSYLENKVVLITGAGGSIGSELCRQVLAFSPRLLILLDAGEENLYSIHMELLHEYHFSRLVPILGKVQNQGLLNKVFRQYRPSVVFHAAAYKHVPLVENNPWEAVENNVLAAQHLIEISLVHLVERFVLVSTDKAVRPTNVMGASKRLTEMLMQAYATPLCSLAEDEETNNEEPAPCTVFMAVRFGNVLGSSGSVIPLFQRQIERGGPITVTHPDINRFFMSIEEAAQLILQAGAMGQGGEIFLLKMGEPIKIADMARELIKLSGRIPEREIEIKYTGLREGEKLYEELITEGEGIVETGHEKIMVLRSNQKDYLHLFQGLERLIEKAGACDSRGIKEVMQEIVPEYTPDYATAGILQ, via the coding sequence ATGAGCAGCACTTCTCTGAGCGAAAAGCTACCACTGCAATTTTCCCATCTGAAATTTCAGCTGACCAAGCGTAATTTCTGGTTACTCTTACTGTCTGATCTGGTGCTGATCATCACCTCCTATAATATTTCTTATTATATCCGATTTATAGACACAGAGCCGCTGCTCTACCGCTATGCTCACCTCAACATCCAGCCACTTATCATCATGATAAAGCTGTTCACTTTTTACAGCTTCGGAATGTACCGAGGTATGTGGCGCTATACAAGCTATACAGACCTCATCAATATCTTCAAGGGGACATGCGTCGCAAGCATCGTCATCGTGAGCGCTGTAACCTACCTCTATACCTTTCAGGGATTTTCCCGCTCGGTCTTTATTATCGATGCCTTAATCACCTTCCTCCTGATCAGCGGCAACAGGGTCTCAATACGTTTTGGCTATCAAAAACTAGAAAAAAATCGGTCCGTACGACGTAATCAATATACTGGCCTAAAAAAAAAGCTGCTCTTGGTTGGCGCGGGTTCCGCAGCAGAAAAAATACTGCGGGAGCTCAAAGAGAATCACAGTCTCCCCTATACGGCTGTCGGCCTGGTCGATGATGACCAGAATAAGATCGCCACCAGGGTCCATGGAATAGCGGTGGTTGGTCTGATTGATGAGCTGCCGGAGCATGCCCTGCGCCTGCAGGCACAGGAGGTGTTGATAACCATTGCCTCGGCAACAGGGCCCCAGATGCAGCATATCGTCGACATCTGTCAGCAAACACAGCTTCCCTACAAAACAATCCCTGGAATCGGCCAGCTCATCAATGGCAATATCTCGCTTAAAAATATACGGGAAATCTCCTACGCTGATCTGCTGGGGCGAAAGGAAGTCCATTTAGACTCTGCCATGATTGGGAGTTATCTGGAAAACAAGGTGGTCCTTATTACCGGGGCCGGGGGTTCAATCGGCTCTGAACTCTGTCGTCAGGTACTCGCCTTTTCTCCCCGGCTCCTCATTCTCCTGGATGCCGGGGAAGAGAATCTCTATAGCATACACATGGAGCTGCTGCATGAATACCATTTTTCCCGGCTGGTCCCCATACTGGGGAAGGTACAGAACCAAGGACTGCTGAACAAGGTCTTCCGCCAATATAGGCCCTCGGTTGTCTTCCACGCTGCTGCCTATAAACATGTCCCCTTAGTGGAGAATAATCCATGGGAGGCGGTGGAAAATAATGTCCTGGCTGCCCAGCACCTGATAGAGATATCTCTGGTCCATCTCGTTGAACGCTTTGTCCTCGTTTCGACAGACAAGGCAGTCCGTCCCACCAATGTGATGGGGGCCTCCAAAAGACTGACCGAAATGCTGATGCAGGCCTACGCAACCCCGTTGTGCTCGCTTGCTGAGGACGAAGAAACAAATAATGAGGAACCGGCTCCCTGTACCGTTTTTATGGCAGTCCGTTTTGGCAATGTCCTGGGCTCCTCAGGATCTGTTATCCCCTTGTTTCAGCGACAGATTGAACGGGGAGGACCGATAACAGTCACCCACCCGGATATCAACCGTTTTTTTATGTCCATTGAGGAGGCAGCCCAACTCATCCTCCAGGCAGGGGCCATGGGCCAAGGGGGAGAAATCTTTCTCCTCAAAATGGGCGAGCCGATCAAAATTGCAGATATGGCCAGAGAACTCATCAAGCTTTCTGGCCGGATACCTGAGCGAGAAATCGAGATTAAATATACCGGCCTCCGCGAGGGGGAAAAACTCTATGAAGAACTCATCACCGAAGGGGAAGGTATTGTCGAAACAGGCCATGAAAAGATCATGGTCTTGCGGAGTAACCAGAAAGACTACCTGCACCTGTTCCAAGGCCTTGAGCGGCTTATAGAAAAGGCTGGAGCATGCGACAGCAGAGGTATCAAAGAGGTGATGCAGGAAATCGTCCCGGAATATACCCCGGATTACGCAACCGCAGGGATATTGCAATGA